The genomic region GCTACACTCACCACTGTATCACCTGCGCCGCTCACATCGGCAATATTGCGCACATGGGCAGGTATGTGGTGGTAGTCGGTATGGTCGGTTATCATTACGCCTAATTCACTAAGGGTAACCATTACCATCGGGTTGTTTAATAGCTGTTTCAGTTGGGCGATGGCCTCTTTTAACTTCGCAAGGTCTTTCAGGTTTTCATCGGTTTTTAACCCCTCTTTTATTTCTTTTAAGTTGGGTTTGAACAATGTAGCCTGTTTATAATGGGCAAAGTTTACCTTTTTAGGGTCAACAATGGTAGGAATATTATGCTGTTGAGCTAAGGCAATAATTTCTTTGATGTTTTCAGCCGTAAGAACACCTTTATCGTAATCCTCAAAAATTACAACGTCCATTTGCGGCAATAACTCCCCAATAGCCGCAACCAACTGATTACTTTCAGCGGTGGTAACAGGTGTGGTTATTTCCTCATCAATGCGCAGCATTTGAGCATTGTTGCCAATAATACGGGTTTTAACTGTGGTAGGCCTGCTGGGAGAGGCTACCAGTCCGTCGTGGTTGATTCCGGCTTGGGTAAACAGTTTTTTTATCTCAAATCCGCCTTCATCATCACCAATTACCGAGCACATATAGGGTTGTGCTCCCAATGCCCTTACATTTAGTGCCACGTTGGCCGCTCCGCCCAAACGTTGTTCTTTTCCCGTTACCGATACTACGGGCACAGGAGCCTCGGGCGAAATACGCTCTACTTTACCTACTATGTAGGCATCAATCATCACATCGCCTACAATCAGAACTTTTAGGCGGTTAAAATCTTCAAACAGGCGGTTAAAATCAACACTCATTTCAATTTAGCCAGTGCTTGTTCAATTTTGGTAAATGCTTCTTTTAAATCAGCTTCGCCTGCCGCATACGAAAGGCGAAGGTTATTATTGCTGCCAAAAGCTTCGCCTGTAACAGTGGTTACGTGCGCATGCTCAAGGATAAACAAACTTAAATCGGTAGCAGTTTGTATGTTAGTGTTTTCATACTTCGTACCGAAATAATCGCTCACTTCGGGAAATACGTAAAATGCGCCGTCGGGCACATTGCATTTAAAGCCCGGTATGTTTTTCATCAACTCAAGTACCAGGTTACGGCGTTGATGAAACGTGTTGCACATTTGGCGGGTAGGCTCAATAGATTGCGAAAGAGCAGCGATTGCCGCGCGTTGCGCAATTGAGTTGGTACCCGATGTAAACTGCCCTTGTAATTTCTCACAGGCGGCTGCAATGGGTTTTGGTGCCCCAATGTAACCAATACGCCAGCCTGTCATGGCAAACGCTTTTGATACGCCGTTTACCACAATAGCACGGTTGCTAAGGTTCTCAAAACTTGCAAGGCTTTCGTGTTTGCCAACGTAGTTTATGTGTTCGTAAATTTCATCGCTCACCACATACACCTGCGGATATTTATCCAGCATGGCAGCAATGGCTTCCATCTCGGCACGGTTATATACGCTACCGCTTGGATTACAGGGCGATGAAAACATCATCAGTTTTGTTTTTGGGGTAATGTGGGCTTCAATTTGCTCAGCTGTTACCTTAAAATCTTGTTCTATGCCTGCATAAATCAATACTGGTTTGCCGCCGGCAAACTCAACCATTGATGCATAACTCACCCAAAAAGGGGCAGGGATTACTACTTCGTCGCCGGGATTAACGATGGATAGCACCACGTTCATCAGCGATTGTTTAGCCCCGGTAGAAACAACTACTTGGTCGGGGGTAAAGGTTAAATTATTCTCGCGGCTGAACTTGGAACACACCGCCTCACGGAGGTCGATAAAACCTGCCACGGGGGTGTAGTGCGTATAATTATCGTGAATGGCTTGTATTGCAGCTTCTTTAATATGTAGGGGAGTGTCAAAATCAGGCTCACCCAAACTAAGGTTAATTACCTTATGGCCTTTGGAGGCCAACTCGCGGCCAAGTTTGGCCATGCCCAGCGTTTGCGATTCGGCAAATGAATTAACCCTGTCGGCTATTTGTAATGTCATCCGTCAATATCTAAAATGCGAATATATAGATTTTACGGGCTTGCGGTGATTGAATTGCATAATTTTGATTGAACAGCATAAAAGCGTCTTTAGAAATAAAAAAGCGGGACAACATCATGTCGTCCCGCTCTTTGTTTTAGGAAGAATCCGTTTATTTCCGGACTTTTTATACTTTAACTGTTCCCAGTACAATCATTTCTTCAAGTGTTGGGCTCACCGCTCCACCACGTTTTTCAAGCGTAATGGCAAAAGCCTGCGCTTTGTTTATTTGCTTCAATTGTTGCAGGGCTGTAATGTTCAGTTCCATTACACCGGCATCTACAGGCACACCGTCCACCAACGCCCACAACTGGTATTGCTTATCGGCAGGGGCAGGGGGTAGGTTATTAATGTTTACAAATACATTGTTTTTAGCAGTATCCCAATACACGGTAACTTGTGCAGGCACATTGGGTTTTACGCTTGCCAACGTTACCATTTTAAGGGTAGGGCTTTTCAAAACTCCCAATTCACCTTCAGCAGAGCTAAGGGCTGTGCTTTGGCTTTGGTTTTGGGCAAACAATTCTTGTTTTTCGCTTTCAAGTCTTGCCACTTGTCGTTGGCTATCTTGCCAACGGCCGTAATACACCACATTTAGCACCACACTACCAACTAGCAAAGCTATTGAGGCCACCATGCCGTATTGTGTCCAACGGCTTTGTATAGTAGCCCTGCGGGGAATATTGATTCCTTTTTCTTCTGATAAGCGGGCAAGTATTTTTTCTTTTAAATCGGCAGGAGGGGTTTTATCGTACTGCTGCACATAGCTTTGCACAATTCCTTCAATGGTAGCAATTTCAGCATTCACTTCAGTGTACTGGGCGCGCCATTCATCTACCTGCTTGGTTTCTTCTGCATTGGTAAGCCCCAATACATACAGTTCAAGTAATCCGCTATTTATGATTTCAGTAATGTCCACAGCAGTAAAAATTTTAAAATCCGTTTTAGTTCAATCATTGCGGCACGCACACGGGTTTTTACTGTGCCAAGCGGTATGCCAAGCTCTTTTGAAACCTCTTCTTGTGTGTACCCTTCAAAATAAAGTTTCTCAATCAAAACGCTGTACTTTTCGTCAATAGCAAGGGCTTTTTCTTTTATGCCTATCGTATTAACATTAATAGAATCAGCTTCTTTATTTTCAAGAATACTTACGGAATCATCAAGGCTTTGGTTTTCTTGTCCTGCTCTGTAGTTTTTCGACCGTATAAAATCAATAGCCGTATTGCGGGTAATGTTTAGTAGCCAAGTAAACAGTGAGGATTTTTGGGGATTGTACCCGCTTATATTTTTCCAAACTTTTACAAAACTGTCTTGCAGCACATCTGCGGCAAATTCATCGTTTTTTATCACCTTGCACACAACACCGTATAAAGTATTGCTATATTGGTCGTATAGCTGCGAATACGCATCTTGTTTACCAAGCTGCATAGCTTCTACCAGCAATTGTTCAGTAGGGTATGTCAGGTTTCTCTTTGCCAATTCAAAGCAATTTTACACAATAAGTTCAAATAAATTCTGTTTTAGAAAAACATTTTTAAGATTTGAAGAGTTAAGATGATACCATGTTTATAAACATACTTATAGGAATACTTAGCATGATGCCTGCCAACGAAAAAAAAGGCAAATTGGTGATTGAAGTTAGCGGCGTAAAAGAAGTGCGCGGCGACGTGCAAATTGGTATCTATAACAAGGCAGACGGTTTTAGCGAAAAGAATACCGTTTACATGGGTAAAATAGTATCCGTGAGCGGTACTACTGTAACTGTCGAAATTCCGGATTTACCGCACGGAACGTATGCCATATCCGCCTTTCATGATGAGAACCGCAACGGCCAATTAGACAAAGGAATGTTTGGCGTACCTACCGAGGTGTACGGTTTTTCTAACAATGCTCGAGGTACGTTCGGGCCGCCTTCATTTGACGATGCAAAGTTTCAATTCAACTCATCGGTGAGCAAGGTTTCACTTCGATTAAAGTAATCTCAACACAAAGCTATTTTAGCTAACCATTAGGCCATTTTTTTTAAGAGGTTTCACAGTATATTTGTTAACCACAGCAATTGATATACATGAAACACATTTACACACTACTGTTTTGTTTTATTTCCGTTACCACTTGTTTTTCAGCTGATACAGCTACATATACACTTACTGATGCCATTGCCAAAAAGATGGTTAAGGCCGAGATTAAGGGGGCTGATGTGATGCAGCCCAATAGCGGCAACACCTACGGAAAGTGTATGTTGCTAAAGCTGATTAATAGTACCAATACTGTGTTTAATGTGAAGCTTGAAGTTGGGCAACAATTGGTGCCTGCCGACAGTACTGTGCAAACCATGATTGTAACTGAAAACCGCACGTTTTTGATGAAAGCCCGCGGGCAAATAAAGGAATACATAAATGCCATGTGTATGCAAATGTTTGATGCCCCGCCTACTAAAGATAAAAGCTTTAGTGTAGGGGGACTTAGCACAGGCTATTTGATGGGTGTTGCCCAGTTGATTAATGAGAAAAAGTACTTTGACAGCACCGGCCAATACGCCGTGTGGGGAGTTAGTGATAATTTGGACGTGAGTTATGTGAACGGCAAAGACACCACTGAAAGGGGGATACTGCAACGCTATGTTTGCAAAGCTACCGGACAACCTTTACCTGAATACAAAGACGGAAAACTGGTAACTAAGATGAATGAAACGGTAGAGTGGGGTTCATCAAAAGTGCAGAAGGCAACGTTAACGGTGTATGACAAGAAAGGAAAGGTGGTGAAGCAGGTGTTGAAGGACGAACAAATGACGATAGGCTATCACTCGTATGTAATTGTGTTGAGTAATGCCGAATTGCCAGCGGGCGAATATAAAATTGTGTTGTATTTGGATGGCAAGCTCGAATCTACTAGGAAAGTAGTATTGCCTAAATTATAAGTTAGTACACTTTATATCTTTTGATTGTATGGAAAATGCTGAATGGCAAGAAATTATTGCCGCAAATAATACATTAACCGACCAAGAAAAGCACTTCAATACGCTATGTACTGAGTATAGGAAGTTTGCATCGGGGTGGCTGCTGGCTACCTTTAGCGGAGCCGGTTTTGTGCTCACTAATGCCAACAGTTTGCCCTATCCGCAGGAACTTTTGATTGCGTTACTCGGCTATGCGGGTTCTGTGGGAATGGTGACTCTTTGGAATATTGACATAGGACTTTACCACCGCTTGTTGGATGCTGCGTTTACCGAGGGATTGAAGTTGGAAGAAAACTATCCGCAATTACCCCAAACCAGGCACAATATGGTGAAGCTGCAAGGCGGACGCGGAATACAACCCCGCGTGAGTTGGTTTTACAGCCTGCCCATTTTTATACTGCTGTTTATTGCCACATGGAATTTAGATGGGTATTTAGGCATTAGCGGTTGGACTGCTTGGGGTTTATGGCTGGGTACTTTCTTTGTGTACAGCGCCTTTTCATCATACATCCGCAACGATAATACCTTGAATTTTAGAAGGAAGGTGAAATAGTAATAATATGGCTTCAATAAAACTTAAATGTCTTACCAAGACCGAAAATAAATTACAGTTGGGAGTTTGGATAATTGACCCAGAACTTGATACGTTTATAGAGCAACCCTATTATTTTTTGCAAGCATTGTACGACGCTGCAAAAGAAAAAAATACAGGTGAAATTCTTAGTTTAAACCGTAACGACTTAACAGATGCTGAGTGGGTTATTAATAATGCACATTTGTACGTGGAGGACGTATGGTTGATTGATGCAAAAAACTACCCCGTAGATGAAAGTGTATTTGCATTGGAAGACAGCCAATACCAGAAATTTTGGAAAGATTTGGATAAAGTGCCTTATGCAGAATTTGAATTAACTGTTACTGACCCTAAATGGGTGAGCCATATCAAACAAAACACGACTTGGGAATCAATGGCAGGATTCGTTGGTTATTAATAAACTATCTTACCAGCGGCCTGAGCATCTTGAATGTTTTTTCTGTAATTATTTCTTCTGCCTGGCGTATCGGTAGCCCAGTTTGAGTTTACAAAGTTTAACAGGTCGGTTTCATTTGCAAGTGGCGTACCTGCAGGTGCCATAAGTATTCCCATAGCAACATTTCTAAAGAGTGTAGTTTGAATTGAAAATGCCCTTATTTGTAAGTCGTTGATTGCCCCTGAACTCCTTAAGCCACTTATGGATAGTGGGCCGGGGCCAACCGGAGCAGGAAGTCCGATATTTGAAACAGTATAATCACCCTGAGAAGAATTATTCTTTTCCCACCTGCTTGTAGATGCATTCCAGTCCATATACCCCCATTTAAAAGTAACCGCACTAATAAAATCAGGGTCAGTATCAGGGGTAATGTCAATGTCCTGCCATAATACTTTTTTAGGGTCGGCATCATAAGCTCGCTTCATTCCCTCTTCAAACCCTGACTCCATACTTGTATTATCACTTCCAGGCATCGGTACAAGGTTAGAATCAGTAGGTTTTCCGCCTAAATTTCCATTTAATAGGTGTGCACGAACCCACCTGGTGCTTCCGCTTGCCAATCCCAACGGTCTTAGTTTGGCAAACGCTGCGGTAAGATTTCTACTTGGATTAGGTTCGCCCCCTTCTTCGTGATTATTGTGATCGCGATATAAAAACCTCACATTTCTGCTACTACGTGCCGGGGTGTTATTAAACCCTGCGGAGAATGCCATGCGGGGTACCAGATGTGTAGCTGCTGAGGCTGAAACGCCAATAATTACAATCTGATCCGCCATGTCGTTCATTATTTGTTCCGCAGTTCTTGGATTAGGGTCGGTGCTTGCTCTGTTAGTAATGGCGCGCATCTCTTCAGATAATGTTCTCATTGTTCGCAAAGCAGCACGTTTGGCATCGTCTAATTGTCCTGCAGTTTGAAGTTCGTTTTGCCGTCTTGTTATCCATCCGCCAATATGCTGAGGTTCACTGGCCAATATAAGTTGTGCGCCCGGTCCCGAACCTTGGAAGTACAATGAATGCCGTTCCCCACCTTCTCTAAACTCTTTTCTTGCCCTCCACCAATCTCTTACTGCTGCAACCCCTCTTCTCAGTCCGTTCAAGATGGCACCCCCCACCCGTATAGCTCCGTCTATAACTCGTAGTATGGCATTATCTATTCGTAGGCGTACGTTAGTGATGGCTCCGCGAATGTGTTCGCCAATGCGGTTAAAGCCGAACTGATTAGCAAGGAAGCCGATGATAATAGGTATGCTTCGGGCTAAAATACCTTCTAAGAACTCAGCGGCAGGGCCTAAGTTCCCCTGTGCAATATTGCCCAGCATTTGGAAATAGCTGTTCACTATGCGCAGCATGGGCACAAAGTACTCAACAAAGCTTTGTATGGCATTATAAATAGCGATGATACTATTGATAACAGGCATTATACCTGTAATGTCAAGCAAGCTGAGTAGCCATTGGGTAGCGCGCGCAATAATACGGGTACTGATAAAGCTTACCACTGCATCAATCACTCCGCTCCAAAGATTATCCAAGAACTGGCTGATACGTTCCCAAATTGCGGCAGGGCCACGCTCTACCACATCGCGGATAAACTGCCAAACTCCTGTGGCTACTTCTAATGCACGGCGCAATTGGGCAGCGCGTTCAGGGCCTATGCGGCGGGCAAGTAACTCAAAAATATGGTCGACACTCAAGCCTAGTATCTGAAGTATAAAAGTGAAAATTGACGAGAAGCTTAAATCAGCAGGACGGGTGATACCCATGCCTTCCATCTGACCGAACAGCCAGTCGGCTACACCTCCTACAAGGTGGGTAAGTATATTATCAAAGAAACGGATAAAGCCTTGTTTCAAGCCTTCTAACAGGTTGAGGAAGAATTGCACAGGGTTGCGCAAAATATCCATAATGGCTTGTGAGGCATTGCGTAGTAAATCCACAATCAAATCAGGCGGGATGCCTAAAATGCGGCACATTTCACAGAAGAACGTCCATATAGCCCCTGCTATATTTCCATCTACAAATACTTGGTACAAAATGGTCATTGCCACGGTTTGCAGTCTTGTCCAAGCGTCGCGCACCTGCAATAGCTGTTGGAATAAAGGTATGCGCGCCAGTATTTGCTCAATTACGAATGTTTTTATAGGGTTAACAATGCAAGCAGGAATCAACTTCAACGGCCCTAAAACAAAATCGCCCAAACGGCCCATCAGATTGGTGACGGTATCTACTAACCGCTGCAACATGTTTAGTATGGGTTGTATAAAGCTTACCAAGTATTGCAAGCCTCTTCCTATACTATCAAACAGGTTGATAACCGTATTTTGCACCCAATCGGTAAGATTGTTTACCGAGTCTCGCAACCAACTCAGCAGCGATGATGCAAAACTCAGCCAAGTATTGGTGCTTAGTCCGTCGATAAACGATACGATACGGGTAGCAAATCCCCCCACCGTTTCTGATAGCCAAGCACCAGCTTCGTTAAGTCTTGTTTTAAAGGTATCTACAGTTTGTATAACCGCAGGCAGTATAGTATCCCTGAGGGTAGCTTGTTGGGCGGCTACTTCGGCACCGTTATCACCCATGGCGGTAGCCATGCTGTTTACATTAGCCATCCAGCCTTGTATGGTTTCGCTAAGGTTGGTAATAGCCCTAAGGGGTAAAATATCCAGTACCTTTTGCGCCACTTGTTGCACCGGCTCAATTACAGGGCGCAGGGTATCTTTTATACCTGTCCATACTTCGCCTACCTTATTGCCCAGCCATTGAACTACTCCGTTTTCATTAGCTTCTCCGGCTTCGTTAGTACCAATGCCCAGTTTCTCTTTCACCCAGTTCCAAGCAGCGGCTCCGTAATCACGTATAGGCTGTGTCCAATTCCATATTCGTGTACCAAGGTTTTGCAACCATGTCCATACTTCGCCCGCCGTATTTCGCAGCCAATCCATTACTGGCGCACCGTACGAAGCCCACAAACCACTGAAAAAGTCGCCAATAGGGCGTACAAACTCTACCAGTTTATCCCACGCAGTAGTGGCCAGCGTGGTTAGGTAGGTTTTCAGTTGGTTAAGGGCTGCAAACAAGGGGGCGCAATCTCCATTGGCAAGTGCTGTTATAATAGGTTGTACCGCTTGGTACATGGTGATAAATGCGGTGCGTAAAAAGGTTACCGCTTCGCCCACATTGGGGAATGTATTAAATATACTGCTGAGCGCACCCGTAAGTTTTTCACGCAAAAAGCCAAAAATGCCCTTGTCGTTTATTTCGCGCAGCATTTGCACAAACTCAGGCGAGGCAACACTCTCGGCAATGCTCCATGCTTGGTCGGCAAGCCAATCGCCTACGCCGCGTTGCACCACAGGTTCTTTTTCCTGTGTGGCGGGCGCAGCGTTGTTGGTTTCTCTTCTTGCTACTGCTCCTTGCTGCACCGTGTGCGTCAACTCGTGCGCAAGCAACGATTTTCCGTTGTTTGAATGCGGATTATACTCGCCTGAATTGAAATAAATGTCTTTACCTACAGTAAATGCTCTTGCACCTAAACCTTTGTTAAAGTTTTGAGCATAAGAGCCGGTATGCACTTTTACATTACTGAAATCGGCTCCGATTTTTGAGCCCATTTCACTGCTAATACTGCGCGGTAGGGGAGAGCCTCCGCCCCTTGTACTTTGGATGGATGACGATAGTTTTGAAGAGGCAAAACCTCCGTTGGGTAAGGCTGCACCTTTGGTTTGTATTTTCAGCTCTTCGGTGCCGGGTTGCTCATCTTTGGTAGCGACTGATGCTTTGCGCTGTATGGGTTCTTTCTCTTCTTCTTTGCGTTGTACTTCCTCTTCTTGTTCTTTCCTGCTAACTTTTTCTTCCTCTTCCTTGCGGTTTACTTTTTCTTCTTTTTCACAATCAGTGCATTTGCGGCTGATGGCGGGCATCATGCTGATGGTGCTTGCCTTGGGGTTGCCGCACATGGGCATCCGCATCACCTTATCGGCAACGGCGTCCGCTTCTTTTTCTTCGCGGTCGTTTACACCGCCCACACGAAGTTTTGCCTGCAAACGGGTTGAAGGCTTTTCGGGCTTGGGGCTATATGCTAATGCGACTGACATGATAGAGGAAGGTGTTTGCTACATAGTACGTCCGTATTTTTTATATTCTAACTTAATTCCGTTTAAAATATCTGCGTTGCGAATGATGGAGCCTCCGCGTCTCAGTGCCATTAATGAAGCGTACTGAATTACGTTCATTATTACTCCGCCGCTCATCTCGTATTTTGAGGCTATTTGCTTAAAATCAACGTTGTCATCAAATGTAACAATGTCTGAAAAGCCTTGTTTCCAAAGTTTATAGCGGTGTTCAGCATCGGGAATAGGGAAGTGGATAATGCTTTGAAATCGACGGGCAAAGGCTTCGTCGATATTGCTGCGCAGGTTGGTGGCCAAAATGGTTAATCCTGCATAATCTTCAAGCCGTTGCAACAAAAACGAAATCTCTTGATTGGCATATCGGTCGTGCGAGTCGTTTATTTGGGTACGTTTGCCAAACAGCGAATCGGCTTCGTCAAAAAACAAAATCCATTGATTTTTCTCGGCTTCATCAAAAATACGCGCTAAGTTCTTAGCCGTTTCTCCAATGTATTTTGAGATAATTTTTGATAAGTCAATCCTATACACATCTAAGCCTGCCTGTTTACCCAAAACGGAAGCTGTAAGGGTTTTTCCTGTACCGGGCGGGCCGTAAAACAAGGCTCTGAAACCGGGACGCAGATGTTTATTCATGCCCCAGTCTTCAACAAGAGTGTGGTTGTGTTGCACCCATGTTTGTATGTACTCAACCCCTTCCATGGTATCTTGTTCAAGCACCAAATCATCCCATTCTAAAGGGGTATTAAGTAGCTTGGCAGGAAAATCAACTCCGTAACGGGGCTTGCTTTTAGTGCCTAGTGTAAAATACTCCAAATAGTTGTGTGTGATGGTGATAGGGAAGGAAGTGTAAGGCTCTGAAGGGTCAACACTATCGCTTTCTAATACACTGTTTGTCCAAAAAAAGTGCGATGGTCCAAAGTGTTTTACATAAGTAAACCTCGATTCAGCATCTTGTCCTGCGATAATAAATAAGAAGGTTTCAAAGGTGGGCAAAAAGCCGTTGGCGGTTTTGCCCTTTTTTCCGCCGAACTCTGAAAACACTTGCCCTGTGTTTTGGTTGGTAATCAAGAAAACATCCAGCAATTCAGGGCTTATGTGGGGAGCCATTGACAACGCCAATAAAAGACGTTCGCTAAATCCCAATTCAAAATCATTGACATAGCGTGAATATGGCGACCCATTGTCTCCACTTAATTTGGGTGGC from Bacteroidota bacterium harbors:
- a CDS encoding sigma-70 family RNA polymerase sigma factor, which codes for MAKRNLTYPTEQLLVEAMQLGKQDAYSQLYDQYSNTLYGVVCKVIKNDEFAADVLQDSFVKVWKNISGYNPQKSSLFTWLLNITRNTAIDFIRSKNYRAGQENQSLDDSVSILENKEADSINVNTIGIKEKALAIDEKYSVLIEKLYFEGYTQEEVSKELGIPLGTVKTRVRAAMIELKRILKFLLLWTLLKS
- a CDS encoding anti-sigma factor — its product is MFTAVDITEIINSGLLELYVLGLTNAEETKQVDEWRAQYTEVNAEIATIEGIVQSYVQQYDKTPPADLKEKILARLSEEKGINIPRRATIQSRWTQYGMVASIALLVGSVVLNVVYYGRWQDSQRQVARLESEKQELFAQNQSQSTALSSAEGELGVLKSPTLKMVTLASVKPNVPAQVTVYWDTAKNNVFVNINNLPPAPADKQYQLWALVDGVPVDAGVMELNITALQQLKQINKAQAFAITLEKRGGAVSPTLEEMIVLGTVKV
- the rfaE1 gene encoding D-glycero-beta-D-manno-heptose-7-phosphate kinase, producing MSVDFNRLFEDFNRLKVLIVGDVMIDAYIVGKVERISPEAPVPVVSVTGKEQRLGGAANVALNVRALGAQPYMCSVIGDDEGGFEIKKLFTQAGINHDGLVASPSRPTTVKTRIIGNNAQMLRIDEEITTPVTTAESNQLVAAIGELLPQMDVVIFEDYDKGVLTAENIKEIIALAQQHNIPTIVDPKKVNFAHYKQATLFKPNLKEIKEGLKTDENLKDLAKLKEAIAQLKQLLNNPMVMVTLSELGVMITDHTDYHHIPAHVRNIADVSGAGDTVVSVAALCLALNTDMKTTAFLSNIAGGLVCEKVGVVPIEKDLLLHEAIRLYN
- a CDS encoding pyridoxal phosphate-dependent aminotransferase; its protein translation is MTLQIADRVNSFAESQTLGMAKLGRELASKGHKVINLSLGEPDFDTPLHIKEAAIQAIHDNYTHYTPVAGFIDLREAVCSKFSRENNLTFTPDQVVVSTGAKQSLMNVVLSIVNPGDEVVIPAPFWVSYASMVEFAGGKPVLIYAGIEQDFKVTAEQIEAHITPKTKLMMFSSPCNPSGSVYNRAEMEAIAAMLDKYPQVYVVSDEIYEHINYVGKHESLASFENLSNRAIVVNGVSKAFAMTGWRIGYIGAPKPIAAACEKLQGQFTSGTNSIAQRAAIAALSQSIEPTRQMCNTFHQRRNLVLELMKNIPGFKCNVPDGAFYVFPEVSDYFGTKYENTNIQTATDLSLFILEHAHVTTVTGEAFGSNNNLRLSYAAGEADLKEAFTKIEQALAKLK
- a CDS encoding DUF2141 domain-containing protein — translated: MFINILIGILSMMPANEKKGKLVIEVSGVKEVRGDVQIGIYNKADGFSEKNTVYMGKIVSVSGTTVTVEIPDLPHGTYAISAFHDENRNGQLDKGMFGVPTEVYGFSNNARGTFGPPSFDDAKFQFNSSVSKVSLRLK
- a CDS encoding DUF4157 domain-containing protein, yielding MSVALAYSPKPEKPSTRLQAKLRVGGVNDREEKEADAVADKVMRMPMCGNPKASTISMMPAISRKCTDCEKEEKVNRKEEEEKVSRKEQEEEVQRKEEEKEPIQRKASVATKDEQPGTEELKIQTKGAALPNGGFASSKLSSSIQSTRGGGSPLPRSISSEMGSKIGADFSNVKVHTGSYAQNFNKGLGARAFTVGKDIYFNSGEYNPHSNNGKSLLAHELTHTVQQGAVARRETNNAAPATQEKEPVVQRGVGDWLADQAWSIAESVASPEFVQMLREINDKGIFGFLREKLTGALSSIFNTFPNVGEAVTFLRTAFITMYQAVQPIITALANGDCAPLFAALNQLKTYLTTLATTAWDKLVEFVRPIGDFFSGLWASYGAPVMDWLRNTAGEVWTWLQNLGTRIWNWTQPIRDYGAAAWNWVKEKLGIGTNEAGEANENGVVQWLGNKVGEVWTGIKDTLRPVIEPVQQVAQKVLDILPLRAITNLSETIQGWMANVNSMATAMGDNGAEVAAQQATLRDTILPAVIQTVDTFKTRLNEAGAWLSETVGGFATRIVSFIDGLSTNTWLSFASSLLSWLRDSVNNLTDWVQNTVINLFDSIGRGLQYLVSFIQPILNMLQRLVDTVTNLMGRLGDFVLGPLKLIPACIVNPIKTFVIEQILARIPLFQQLLQVRDAWTRLQTVAMTILYQVFVDGNIAGAIWTFFCEMCRILGIPPDLIVDLLRNASQAIMDILRNPVQFFLNLLEGLKQGFIRFFDNILTHLVGGVADWLFGQMEGMGITRPADLSFSSIFTFILQILGLSVDHIFELLARRIGPERAAQLRRALEVATGVWQFIRDVVERGPAAIWERISQFLDNLWSGVIDAVVSFISTRIIARATQWLLSLLDITGIMPVINSIIAIYNAIQSFVEYFVPMLRIVNSYFQMLGNIAQGNLGPAAEFLEGILARSIPIIIGFLANQFGFNRIGEHIRGAITNVRLRIDNAILRVIDGAIRVGGAILNGLRRGVAAVRDWWRARKEFREGGERHSLYFQGSGPGAQLILASEPQHIGGWITRRQNELQTAGQLDDAKRAALRTMRTLSEEMRAITNRASTDPNPRTAEQIMNDMADQIVIIGVSASAATHLVPRMAFSAGFNNTPARSSRNVRFLYRDHNNHEEGGEPNPSRNLTAAFAKLRPLGLASGSTRWVRAHLLNGNLGGKPTDSNLVPMPGSDNTSMESGFEEGMKRAYDADPKKVLWQDIDITPDTDPDFISAVTFKWGYMDWNASTSRWEKNNSSQGDYTVSNIGLPAPVGPGPLSISGLRSSGAINDLQIRAFSIQTTLFRNVAMGILMAPAGTPLANETDLLNFVNSNWATDTPGRRNNYRKNIQDAQAAGKIVY
- a CDS encoding ATP-binding protein produces the protein MVETTPAGTIAYTIANELRWLSAVLDTRARLNFGSDAGDITNIYEVEPPKLSGDNGSPYSRYVNDFELGFSERLLLALSMAPHISPELLDVFLITNQNTGQVFSEFGGKKGKTANGFLPTFETFLFIIAGQDAESRFTYVKHFGPSHFFWTNSVLESDSVDPSEPYTSFPITITHNYLEYFTLGTKSKPRYGVDFPAKLLNTPLEWDDLVLEQDTMEGVEYIQTWVQHNHTLVEDWGMNKHLRPGFRALFYGPPGTGKTLTASVLGKQAGLDVYRIDLSKIISKYIGETAKNLARIFDEAEKNQWILFFDEADSLFGKRTQINDSHDRYANQEISFLLQRLEDYAGLTILATNLRSNIDEAFARRFQSIIHFPIPDAEHRYKLWKQGFSDIVTFDDNVDFKQIASKYEMSGGVIMNVIQYASLMALRRGGSIIRNADILNGIKLEYKKYGRTM